One [Clostridium] saccharolyticum WM1 DNA segment encodes these proteins:
- a CDS encoding ABC transporter substrate-binding protein, whose protein sequence is MKKSMKKLLSLAVAVAMAASLTACGSGKTSEATTAAGETKAASGETTEAAKASGEGSFKIGGIGPITGGAAIYGQAVMRGAELAIDEINAGGGINGAQIEYNFQDDEHDTEKAVNAYNTLKDWGMQVLVGTVTSAPCIAVGAESSKDNMFQLTPSGSAVDAAKFDNQFRVCFSDPNQGAASAQYIGENKLATKVAVIYDSSDVYSSGIHDKFLSEAANQGFEVVSDEAFTADNNTNFSVQLQKAQDSGAELVFLPIYYSQAALILAQAKQMGYEPQFFGCDGLDGLLTVENFDTALAENVMLLTPFAADAKDELTQKFVTTFKEKYGETPNQFAADGYDAVYAIKAAAEKAGLTTDMDASAICDALKTAMTEITVNGLTGENMKWSKDGEPDKAPKAVKIVNGVYTAM, encoded by the coding sequence ATGAAAAAATCTATGAAAAAGTTACTGAGTCTTGCTGTGGCAGTTGCTATGGCAGCATCATTGACTGCCTGTGGAAGCGGCAAAACTTCAGAGGCCACCACCGCAGCCGGTGAAACGAAGGCGGCATCAGGAGAGACTACGGAAGCAGCAAAGGCTTCTGGAGAAGGCTCTTTTAAAATCGGCGGGATCGGACCGATTACCGGAGGTGCAGCCATCTATGGACAAGCGGTTATGCGCGGTGCAGAACTGGCTATTGACGAGATTAACGCTGGCGGCGGAATTAACGGCGCCCAGATTGAGTACAATTTCCAGGATGATGAACACGATACAGAAAAAGCAGTCAATGCCTATAATACCTTAAAAGACTGGGGGATGCAGGTGTTAGTCGGCACCGTTACTTCCGCTCCCTGTATTGCAGTTGGTGCGGAATCCAGTAAGGACAACATGTTCCAGCTCACTCCTTCTGGTTCAGCAGTAGATGCTGCCAAATTTGATAACCAGTTCCGTGTATGCTTTTCCGATCCAAACCAGGGAGCAGCTTCCGCACAGTACATCGGCGAGAACAAGCTGGCTACCAAGGTTGCAGTTATTTATGACAGCTCCGATGTTTATTCATCTGGTATCCATGATAAATTCCTTTCAGAAGCAGCGAACCAGGGATTTGAAGTTGTTTCTGATGAAGCCTTCACCGCAGACAACAACACAAATTTCTCCGTACAGCTTCAGAAGGCACAGGATTCAGGCGCTGAGCTTGTGTTCCTTCCGATTTACTATTCTCAGGCTGCTCTGATTCTTGCTCAGGCAAAGCAGATGGGATATGAACCCCAGTTCTTTGGCTGTGACGGACTTGACGGACTTTTGACCGTAGAAAACTTTGACACTGCATTGGCTGAAAATGTAATGCTGCTGACTCCATTCGCAGCTGATGCAAAGGATGAGCTGACACAGAAGTTTGTTACAACTTTTAAAGAGAAGTATGGTGAGACACCGAACCAGTTTGCAGCAGATGGCTATGATGCGGTTTACGCTATCAAGGCTGCCGCTGAAAAGGCCGGACTTACAACAGATATGGATGCTTCCGCAATCTGTGACGCTTTAAAGACCGCTATGACAGAAATTACCGTAAACGGCTTAACTGGCGAGAACATGAAATGGTCTAAGGATGGAGAACCGGATAAGGCTCCAAAAGCAGTCAAGATCGTAAACGGTGTT
- a CDS encoding NAD(P)H-dependent glycerol-3-phosphate dehydrogenase, with product MAKIGVIGSGSWGIALAVLLYNNGHEVTVWSALPEEISEMITTHRHHTLPDLVLPENMMFTENLEEAMTGRDLLVTAVPSVFVRPTAKKMNPFCRYGQVVVNVAKGIEESSLMTLSEILEEELPMADVAVLSGPSHAEEVSKSLPTTCVAGARTRKTAEYIQGIFMSEVFRVYTSPDIQGIELGASLKNVIALAAGIADGLGYGDNTKAALITRGIAEISRLGTAMGGKFQTFCGLSGIGDLIVTCASMHSRNRRAGILIGQGKTMEEATKEVKMVVEGIYSAKAALALSVKFGISMPIVEQVNAVLFDGKPASEAVKDLMLRDKTIESSDLPWDK from the coding sequence ATGGCAAAAATTGGAGTGATCGGATCGGGCAGCTGGGGAATTGCGCTTGCAGTTCTACTATATAATAATGGGCATGAGGTGACTGTCTGGTCTGCACTTCCTGAAGAAATTTCAGAGATGATAACGACTCACAGGCACCATACCCTTCCGGATCTGGTGCTTCCAGAGAATATGATGTTTACGGAAAACCTGGAGGAAGCTATGACAGGACGGGACCTACTGGTAACTGCCGTTCCTTCCGTCTTTGTCCGCCCCACGGCAAAAAAGATGAACCCATTCTGCAGGTACGGCCAGGTAGTGGTCAATGTGGCAAAAGGGATCGAAGAATCCTCCCTGATGACACTTTCTGAGATATTGGAAGAAGAACTGCCCATGGCAGATGTGGCAGTCCTTTCTGGACCAAGCCATGCGGAAGAGGTGAGCAAAAGCCTTCCTACCACCTGCGTTGCAGGTGCCCGTACCAGAAAGACAGCGGAATATATTCAGGGTATATTTATGAGCGAGGTTTTCCGGGTTTACACAAGTCCTGACATCCAGGGGATTGAGCTTGGTGCTTCCCTGAAAAATGTTATCGCCCTTGCCGCCGGAATTGCCGATGGATTGGGATACGGAGACAACACAAAAGCCGCTCTGATCACAAGGGGCATTGCTGAAATATCCAGGCTGGGAACCGCCATGGGCGGTAAATTCCAGACCTTTTGCGGCCTGTCCGGAATCGGAGATCTGATCGTTACCTGTGCAAGTATGCACAGCAGGAACCGCAGGGCCGGAATTCTCATCGGTCAGGGAAAAACCATGGAAGAGGCCACAAAGGAAGTGAAGATGGTGGTAGAAGGTATTTATTCCGCCAAAGCCGCCCTGGCCCTGTCGGTAAAATTTGGCATCTCCATGCCTATTGTGGAACAGGTAAATGCAGTTCTTTTCGATGGCAAACCGGCATCTGAGGCTGTAAAGGATCTGATGCTAAGGGATAAGACCATTGAAAGCTCTGATCTGCCCTGGGATAAATAA
- the plsY gene encoding glycerol-3-phosphate 1-O-acyltransferase PlsY, whose product MERIICLIAGYIFGLLQSGYFYGKAHKIDIRNYGSGNSGTTNALRVMGAKAGAIVFIGDFLKSLLPCLMIRFLFRTQPEMIYLLTLYTGFGVILGHNYPFYLNFKGGKGIAATAGLIVAIDLRLTLLCLAAFILIVAVTRYVSLGSLVVATILFVWLFIFGRIGTFGIDQRLLPEFYIVAALISGQAYWRHRANIGRLVRGRENKISIGSGKK is encoded by the coding sequence ATGGAACGTATCATCTGTCTTATTGCCGGTTATATATTCGGCCTCTTACAATCCGGCTATTTTTACGGAAAGGCTCATAAAATTGATATCCGCAATTATGGAAGCGGGAACTCCGGCACTACCAACGCCTTAAGGGTCATGGGAGCTAAAGCCGGAGCAATCGTTTTTATCGGTGACTTTTTAAAATCATTGCTGCCCTGTCTGATGATCCGGTTTTTGTTCCGGACCCAGCCGGAGATGATTTATCTCCTGACTTTGTATACAGGCTTCGGCGTAATATTAGGTCACAATTATCCGTTCTACCTTAATTTCAAGGGCGGTAAGGGCATTGCGGCCACTGCAGGTCTGATAGTTGCCATTGACTTAAGGCTGACGTTATTATGCCTGGCAGCATTTATTTTGATCGTTGCTGTCACAAGATATGTCTCTCTGGGTTCTTTGGTGGTCGCAACAATTTTATTCGTATGGCTGTTTATCTTTGGAAGGATAGGCACATTTGGTATTGATCAAAGATTGTTGCCCGAATTCTACATAGTGGCAGCACTCATAAGCGGTCAGGCCTACTGGCGCCACCGGGCCAATATCGGACGCCTTGTCCGTGGCAGAGAGAATAAAATTTCCATCGGATCAGGAAAAAAATAA
- the der gene encoding ribosome biogenesis GTPase Der → MSKPVVAIVGRPNVGKSTLFNVLAGDTISIVKDTPGVTRDRIYADCTWLDMNFTLIDTGGIEPDSSDIILSQMREQAEIAIATADVIIFIVDVRQGLVDADSKVADMLRKSKKPIVLAVNKVDSFQKFGNDVYEFYNLGIGDPIPVSAASRLGLGDLLDEVAKHFDLSETEEEEDDRPRIAIVGKPNVGKSSIINQLLGENRVIVSNIAGTTRDAVDTEIVHEGTEYVFIDTAGLRRKSKIKEELERYSIIRTVTAVERADVVVVVIDAEEGVTEQDAKIAGIAHERGKGIVVAVNKWDAIEKNDKTIYEYTNKIKNTLSFMPYAEFVFISAKTGLRMNKLFEVIDMVRENQTLRIATGILNEIMTEAVALQQPPSDKGKRLRLYYITQVAVKPPTFVIFVNDKELTHFSYTRYLENKIREAFGFRGTSLKFIYRERSGKEQ, encoded by the coding sequence ATGAGTAAACCAGTGGTTGCCATCGTAGGCCGCCCCAATGTGGGTAAGTCTACGTTATTTAATGTTTTAGCCGGTGACACCATTTCCATTGTAAAGGATACACCGGGCGTTACCAGGGACAGGATCTATGCGGACTGTACCTGGCTGGATATGAATTTTACCCTGATCGATACAGGAGGTATTGAGCCGGACAGCAGCGACATCATTCTGTCTCAGATGCGGGAGCAGGCGGAGATTGCCATAGCCACTGCAGATGTCATCATCTTTATTGTGGATGTCCGCCAGGGTCTGGTGGATGCAGATTCCAAGGTGGCGGATATGCTGCGGAAATCAAAAAAACCCATTGTCCTTGCGGTCAATAAGGTAGACAGTTTCCAGAAGTTTGGAAATGATGTATATGAGTTTTATAATCTGGGTATCGGTGATCCAATCCCGGTATCGGCAGCTTCCAGGCTTGGCCTTGGAGATCTTCTTGATGAGGTGGCAAAACATTTTGATCTCTCTGAAACAGAGGAGGAAGAGGATGACAGGCCGAGAATTGCAATTGTAGGTAAGCCCAATGTGGGTAAATCTTCTATTATAAATCAGCTTCTTGGAGAAAACCGGGTCATTGTTTCCAATATTGCAGGCACTACCAGAGATGCAGTGGATACGGAGATTGTTCATGAAGGAACAGAATACGTATTTATTGATACGGCAGGCCTCAGACGGAAAAGCAAGATCAAAGAGGAACTGGAACGTTACAGCATCATCCGGACCGTAACGGCCGTTGAACGGGCCGATGTGGTGGTAGTGGTCATAGACGCGGAAGAAGGTGTAACAGAGCAGGATGCGAAGATCGCAGGCATAGCCCATGAGCGAGGAAAGGGCATCGTTGTTGCAGTTAACAAATGGGATGCCATTGAAAAAAATGATAAAACTATTTATGAATATACCAACAAGATTAAAAATACCTTGTCTTTCATGCCTTATGCAGAGTTCGTATTTATTTCTGCAAAAACAGGACTGAGGATGAATAAGCTGTTTGAAGTGATCGATATGGTTCGGGAAAATCAAACCCTTCGGATTGCAACCGGTATTTTAAATGAGATCATGACAGAAGCCGTTGCCCTTCAGCAGCCGCCCTCTGACAAAGGCAAGCGTTTAAGACTTTATTATATTACCCAGGTAGCCGTAAAGCCTCCGACTTTTGTTATCTTTGTAAATGATAAGGAGCTGACTCACTTTTCCTATACCAGATACTTAGAGAATAAGATCCGGGAAGCATTCGGTTTCCGTGGAACCTCCCTTAAGTTTATATACAGAGAAAGAAGCGGGAAGGAGCAGTAG
- a CDS encoding DUF512 domain-containing protein yields MSKRGHIIKAVDTGSIADQLELEPGDAVLSIDGHELEDIFDYEYYINSESILMAVKKNNGEEWELEIENQYEDLGITFENGLMSEYRSCRNKCIFCFIDQMPPGMRETLYFKDDDSRLSFLQGNYVTLTNMSDHDIDRIIKFKLAPINISVHTTNPSLRCQMLHNRFAGKALEKIQKLYEAEIPMNGQIVLCKGVNDGKELERTIEDLSKFLPYMESVSAVPVGMSKYRDGLYPLQPFTGEDAKEIVTIIERWQKKLYKTYGNHFIHASDELYILAGQPLPEEDRYDGYIQLENGVGMLRLLEGEIKAALDRMTGDDEIEEISIATGRLAAPYIEQHARMIQEKFPGRVIHIYPITNVFFGEQITVAGLITGQDLMGQLKGKTMGKRLLLPECMFRSGEEVFLDDLTRQDVQNALQVQVDIVKSSGQDFVQAVLGPVTDNEASYEGYELNTLGGIPFNQ; encoded by the coding sequence ATGAGCAAAAGAGGACATATTATAAAAGCAGTCGACACCGGCTCCATTGCAGACCAATTGGAACTGGAGCCAGGGGATGCGGTCCTGTCCATAGATGGTCATGAGCTGGAAGACATTTTTGATTATGAATATTATATTAACAGCGAGTCCATCCTCATGGCAGTGAAAAAAAATAATGGGGAAGAATGGGAGCTGGAAATAGAAAACCAATACGAGGATCTGGGGATTACCTTTGAAAACGGGCTGATGAGCGAATACAGGTCCTGCCGGAACAAATGTATTTTCTGCTTTATAGACCAGATGCCTCCTGGAATGAGAGAAACCCTGTATTTTAAGGATGACGATTCCAGGCTATCCTTTTTGCAGGGGAATTACGTGACGCTCACCAATATGAGCGATCATGACATAGACCGCATCATTAAGTTTAAGCTGGCACCTATTAACATCTCCGTCCATACCACCAATCCTTCCCTAAGGTGCCAGATGCTTCACAACCGGTTTGCAGGCAAGGCCCTGGAGAAGATTCAAAAGCTGTATGAGGCAGAGATCCCCATGAACGGACAGATCGTGCTGTGCAAGGGCGTCAATGACGGAAAGGAGCTGGAGAGAACCATAGAGGATTTATCAAAGTTCCTTCCATACATGGAGAGCGTCTCTGCTGTTCCGGTGGGAATGTCAAAATACAGGGATGGCCTGTATCCTTTGCAGCCCTTTACGGGAGAGGATGCAAAGGAGATTGTAACAATTATAGAACGGTGGCAGAAAAAGCTGTATAAGACCTATGGAAACCATTTTATTCACGCCAGCGATGAGCTTTACATTCTGGCTGGTCAGCCCCTTCCGGAAGAGGACCGTTACGACGGATATATCCAGCTGGAAAACGGTGTGGGAATGCTCCGGCTTCTGGAAGGAGAGATCAAGGCTGCCCTGGATCGTATGACAGGTGATGATGAGATCGAAGAAATTTCCATAGCAACCGGCAGACTGGCGGCTCCTTACATTGAACAGCATGCAAGAATGATCCAGGAAAAGTTTCCGGGACGGGTCATTCATATTTACCCTATTACCAATGTTTTTTTCGGAGAACAGATCACAGTTGCCGGCTTAATCACCGGCCAGGATTTAATGGGACAGCTGAAAGGAAAAACCATGGGCAAACGGTTATTGCTTCCGGAATGCATGTTCCGAAGCGGAGAAGAGGTCTTTCTTGATGACCTGACCAGGCAGGATGTACAAAATGCTTTACAAGTACAGGTAGATATTGTAAAATCAAGCGGTCAGGATTTTGTACAGGCTGTTCTTGGGCCGGTAACAGACAACGAAGCTTCTTATGAAGGATATGAGTTAAACACCCTTGGAGGTATCCCTTTCAACCAGTAA
- a CDS encoding ribose-phosphate pyrophosphokinase — translation MANDYVFNDQLPVAPLKIAALESCRELAGKVNDHIVGFRRNDIQELIRRKADLHYRGYDVDSYLLKCECPRFGSGEAKGIIRESVRGTDVFVMADVTNHSITYTVNGYTNHMSPDDHFQDLKRIIGACSATAHRVCVIMPFLYESRQHKRTKRESLDCAMALEELVHMGVSNIITFDAHDPRVQNAIPLNGFDNFMATYQFVKAVLRKYPDLKIDKEHLMVISPDEGAMDRAVYLANNLSVDMGMFYKRRDYSKVIGGRNPIVAHEFLGSSVEGKTVLIVDDMISSGESMLDTAKELKERKADKVIVCCTFGLFTNGLTKFDEYYNRGFIDCVVTANLNYRPKELQEREWYVEADISKYIGAVINSLNHDVPISRALSSTEKIQNLLKKYRL, via the coding sequence ATGGCAAATGATTATGTATTCAACGACCAACTACCTGTTGCTCCCTTGAAGATCGCAGCGCTGGAAAGCTGCCGGGAACTGGCCGGGAAAGTAAACGACCACATCGTAGGCTTCCGAAGAAATGATATCCAGGAGCTTATACGCCGGAAAGCTGATCTTCACTATCGTGGGTATGATGTGGACTCTTATCTTCTCAAATGCGAATGCCCGCGTTTTGGAAGCGGAGAAGCAAAAGGCATTATCAGGGAATCTGTCCGTGGAACAGACGTCTTCGTAATGGCAGACGTCACTAATCACAGCATAACCTATACGGTCAATGGTTATACCAACCATATGTCTCCTGACGATCATTTTCAGGATTTAAAACGGATCATCGGCGCATGCAGCGCAACGGCCCACAGGGTGTGTGTGATTATGCCGTTTTTATATGAAAGCCGTCAGCATAAAAGGACGAAAAGGGAGTCTCTGGACTGCGCCATGGCTTTGGAAGAGCTGGTTCATATGGGAGTCAGCAATATCATTACTTTTGATGCTCATGATCCCCGAGTTCAAAACGCTATTCCATTAAACGGATTTGACAATTTCATGGCCACATACCAGTTTGTCAAGGCAGTGCTAAGGAAGTATCCGGACTTAAAGATTGATAAAGAACATTTAATGGTCATCAGCCCGGATGAAGGTGCTATGGACCGTGCCGTGTACCTGGCTAACAACTTAAGCGTGGATATGGGGATGTTCTATAAAAGGCGGGATTACTCCAAGGTAATCGGCGGGCGGAACCCCATTGTCGCCCATGAATTCTTAGGTTCCTCTGTAGAGGGCAAAACCGTACTGATCGTAGACGATATGATTTCCTCAGGGGAAAGCATGCTGGATACTGCAAAGGAATTAAAGGAACGCAAAGCAGATAAGGTCATTGTTTGCTGTACCTTTGGCCTGTTTACCAATGGGCTGACGAAATTTGACGAATACTACAACAGGGGCTTTATCGACTGTGTCGTTACGGCCAATTTAAACTACCGTCCCAAGGAACTGCAGGAAAGAGAATGGTATGTGGAGGCGGACATCAGTAAATACATAGGAGCGGTTATTAATTCCTTAAACCATGACGTGCCCATAAGCAGAGCCCTTTCTTCTACAGAAAAGATACAGAATCTATTAAAGAAGTACCGTCTATAG
- the pgeF gene encoding peptidoglycan editing factor PgeF — MEDMWKRSVQVMNMDYKTAEKVPYLSFPLLEKTGLVNQGFSTKLGGVSQGKFATMNFTFTRGDNPDHVLENYRRMGKALEVDVERMVLSYQTHTTNVRLVTEEDAGKGIVKERDYKDVDGLITNVPGITLVTFYADCVPLYFLDPVHLAVGLSHSGWRGTVRQMGKITLDKMREAFGTRAEDVLACIGPSICRECYEVGSEVALEFMEGYDRINWNSILTEKGNGKYLLDLWRANEIVLLDAGVRQENIQVTDICTHCNSDYLFSHRRTGNERGNLAAFLGIREKSSL, encoded by the coding sequence ATGGAAGATATGTGGAAACGAAGCGTTCAGGTAATGAATATGGATTATAAGACAGCGGAAAAGGTACCTTATTTGTCATTTCCGCTGCTAGAAAAAACCGGGCTGGTAAATCAGGGGTTTTCCACAAAGCTGGGAGGCGTCAGTCAGGGGAAATTTGCCACTATGAATTTTACATTTACAAGGGGAGATAATCCTGACCATGTTCTGGAAAATTACCGCAGGATGGGAAAGGCCCTGGAAGTGGATGTGGAACGGATGGTTTTATCCTATCAGACCCATACGACCAACGTCCGTCTGGTGACGGAGGAGGACGCGGGCAAAGGGATTGTAAAGGAACGGGATTACAAAGACGTGGATGGATTGATCACTAATGTTCCCGGAATTACTCTGGTCACCTTTTATGCGGATTGCGTACCCCTTTATTTTCTGGATCCTGTCCATCTGGCCGTTGGTCTCAGCCATTCCGGCTGGAGAGGGACTGTGAGACAAATGGGAAAGATTACCTTGGATAAAATGAGAGAGGCCTTTGGAACAAGGGCGGAAGATGTGCTTGCCTGCATTGGTCCCAGTATTTGCAGGGAGTGCTATGAGGTGGGAAGCGAGGTTGCCCTGGAATTTATGGAGGGGTATGATCGTATAAATTGGAACAGTATATTAACGGAAAAGGGGAATGGGAAGTATTTGCTGGATTTATGGCGGGCCAATGAAATTGTGCTGTTGGATGCAGGGGTGAGGCAGGAGAATATACAGGTAACAGATATCTGTACCCATTGTAATTCAGACTATCTGTTTTCCCATCGCAGAACCGGAAATGAGAGAGGAAATCTGGCGGCGTTTTTGGGAATCAGGGAAAAAAGCAGCCTTTGA
- a CDS encoding YraN family protein, with product MKNCREVGKEYERAAAAYLENNGYVIVERNYRDPKGEIDIIAMDGKELVFIEVKYRRNLEKGDPAEAVHLLKQGKIRNAAKGYLYRHRLGDDIPCRFDVVAILGQDIRLIKDAF from the coding sequence TTGAAAAATTGTCGGGAAGTGGGAAAGGAATATGAGAGGGCAGCGGCTGCATATTTGGAAAATAACGGGTATGTAATAGTGGAACGGAATTACCGGGATCCAAAGGGTGAAATTGATATTATTGCAATGGACGGGAAAGAACTGGTCTTTATAGAGGTAAAGTACCGGCGGAACCTGGAAAAGGGTGATCCGGCAGAAGCGGTTCATTTATTGAAGCAAGGAAAAATCAGGAACGCAGCCAAAGGGTATCTGTACCGGCACCGTCTGGGAGATGACATTCCCTGCCGGTTTGATGTGGTGGCAATCCTGGGACAGGATATCCGGCTGATCAAGGATGCATTTTAA
- a CDS encoding ribonuclease HII, which translates to MRKLTEEKLQEERDRLEKMKVYERQYEDQVLVCGIDEAGRGPLAGPVVAGAVILPRDCEILFLNDSKKLSEKRREALFEEIMEKASAFAVGVVGADRIDEINILQATYEAMRLAVAKLEIEPNVFLNDAVTIPGIAASQVPIIKGDGKSVSIAAASIMAKVTRDHMMEEYDKLFPEYGFSRHKGYGTAVHMKALKEFGPCPIHRRSFIKNIIG; encoded by the coding sequence ATGAGAAAATTAACAGAAGAAAAACTTCAGGAAGAGCGGGATCGTCTGGAGAAAATGAAAGTATATGAGCGTCAATATGAAGACCAAGTACTGGTATGCGGCATTGATGAGGCCGGCCGGGGACCTTTGGCCGGGCCGGTGGTTGCAGGTGCGGTTATCCTTCCAAGAGACTGTGAGATCCTTTTTTTAAATGATTCTAAAAAGCTGTCTGAAAAACGAAGGGAAGCCTTGTTTGAAGAGATTATGGAAAAGGCTTCTGCTTTTGCAGTAGGTGTGGTCGGCGCCGACCGGATCGATGAAATAAATATCCTGCAGGCTACTTATGAAGCCATGAGGCTTGCCGTAGCCAAATTGGAAATAGAGCCAAACGTGTTTTTAAATGACGCAGTCACCATTCCAGGTATTGCAGCTTCCCAGGTTCCAATTATTAAGGGAGATGGGAAAAGTGTATCCATTGCTGCGGCAAGCATTATGGCAAAGGTGACCAGGGACCATATGATGGAGGAATATGACAAATTGTTCCCGGAATATGGTTTTTCCAGGCATAAAGGCTATGGAACAGCTGTTCATATGAAAGCACTAAAGGAATTTGGCCCCTGTCCCATTCACAGACGAAGTTTTATAAAGAATATTATTGGTTGA
- the ylqF gene encoding ribosome biogenesis GTPase YlqF, whose product MNIQWYPGHMTKAKRAMKEDIKLIDLIIELVDARVPLSSRNPDIDELGAGKARIVLLNKSDLADERCNSVWQSYFETQGCHVVKVNSRNGAGLKQINGVVQEACKEKIERDRRRGILNRPVRAMVVGIPNVGKSTFINSFAGKACAKTGNRPGVTKGNQWIRLNKSLELLDTPGILWPRFEDQQVGIRLALIGSVNDEILNKDELAMELIRFLTKKYPQVLSDRYGIESLNELDALKQVARVRACLAKGGELDLMKASNLLIDDFRSGKLGRITLEFPVS is encoded by the coding sequence ATGAATATACAATGGTATCCCGGTCACATGACCAAAGCCAAAAGGGCTATGAAAGAAGATATTAAATTAATTGATTTGATCATAGAACTGGTAGATGCGAGAGTCCCCTTAAGCAGCCGGAACCCTGATATTGATGAATTGGGGGCAGGAAAGGCACGTATCGTTCTGCTGAACAAATCAGATCTTGCTGATGAACGCTGCAACAGCGTCTGGCAGTCTTATTTTGAGACCCAGGGCTGCCACGTTGTTAAGGTGAATTCCAGAAACGGTGCAGGCCTAAAGCAGATCAACGGTGTTGTACAGGAAGCATGCAAGGAAAAAATCGAACGTGACCGGAGAAGAGGAATCTTAAACCGTCCGGTGCGCGCTATGGTGGTTGGAATCCCTAATGTGGGAAAGTCCACCTTTATCAACTCTTTTGCAGGAAAAGCATGTGCAAAAACAGGAAACAGACCAGGCGTAACCAAAGGGAATCAATGGATCAGGCTGAACAAGAGCCTGGAGCTTCTTGACACTCCCGGCATTCTCTGGCCTAGATTTGAGGACCAGCAGGTAGGGATCCGCCTTGCTCTTATTGGATCGGTCAATGATGAGATATTGAATAAGGATGAACTTGCCATGGAGCTTATCCGTTTCCTGACAAAAAAATATCCCCAGGTTCTTTCTGACCGGTATGGAATAGAAAGCTTAAATGAACTGGATGCTCTAAAGCAGGTGGCGCGGGTCAGAGCCTGTCTGGCAAAGGGCGGAGAACTGGATCTGATGAAGGCTTCTAACCTTTTGATTGATGATTTTCGAAGCGGGAAGCTTGGGCGGATAACTCTGGAATTTCCTGTGTCATAG
- the lepB gene encoding signal peptidase I — MDFYHSEDNNKLRHVVNWIVDIVVVIAFAWFLVYAYGTQIVIAGHSMLPLLASEDVVFMDRLVYDFGNPDRFDVVVFQREDQKMNVKRVVGLPGETVQIKNDGIYIDGERLKEPAGPGRISLAGLAEKPIKLGAQEYFLLGDNRDSSEDSRFANIGNVSRDQIQGKVWFRMLPLVKMELIRSK; from the coding sequence ATGGATTTTTATCACAGTGAAGATAATAATAAGCTGCGGCATGTAGTCAACTGGATCGTTGACATTGTTGTAGTGATCGCATTTGCATGGTTTCTTGTCTATGCCTATGGAACACAGATCGTGATCGCAGGACATTCCATGCTTCCTCTTCTCGCCTCGGAGGATGTGGTTTTCATGGACCGGCTGGTTTATGATTTTGGCAATCCGGACCGGTTTGATGTGGTAGTGTTTCAAAGAGAAGATCAGAAAATGAACGTAAAGCGGGTCGTTGGTCTGCCAGGTGAAACCGTGCAGATTAAAAACGATGGAATCTATATTGACGGCGAAAGGCTGAAGGAACCAGCCGGTCCGGGACGAATCTCTTTGGCCGGACTTGCGGAAAAGCCTATTAAGCTTGGAGCTCAAGAATATTTTCTCCTGGGTGACAACAGGGACAGCAGCGAAGACAGCCGCTTCGCTAATATTGGAAACGTAAGCAGAGACCAGATCCAGGGAAAAGTATGGTTCCGGATGCTGCCTTTGGTAAAAATGGAACTAATTCGTTCAAAGTAG
- the rplS gene encoding 50S ribosomal protein L19, with product MNEIIKNIEAAQLKQTVPEFNVGDTVKVYNKIKEGTRERIQIFEGTVIKRQNGGARETFTVRKNSNGIGVEKTWPLHSPSVDNIEVVRRGKVRRAKLYYLRDRVGKAAKVKESVK from the coding sequence ATGAACGAAATTATTAAGAATATTGAAGCAGCACAGTTAAAGCAGACCGTTCCTGAATTCAACGTTGGCGATACCGTTAAGGTATACAACAAGATCAAAGAGGGAACCCGTGAAAGAATCCAGATTTTTGAAGGAACTGTTATTAAAAGACAGAACGGCGGCGCCAGAGAGACCTTTACCGTAAGAAAGAATTCTAACGGTATTGGTGTTGAGAAAACCTGGCCATTGCATTCCCCTTCCGTAGACAACATTGAAGTTGTTAGAAGAGGTAAAGTAAGAAGAGCGAAACTGTATTACTTAAGAGACAGAGTAGGTAAGGCTGCCAAGGTAAAAGAATCAGTTAAATAA